In Cryptomeria japonica chromosome 10, Sugi_1.0, whole genome shotgun sequence, a genomic segment contains:
- the LOC131053411 gene encoding LRR receptor kinase BAK1, whose protein sequence is MQQQQRRGDISLLLWLLLLHHPLWRVKANTEGDALHSLRSNLDDPNNVLQSWDPTLVNPCTWFHVTCNNDNSVIRVDLGNAQLSGTLVPQLGQLPNLQYLELYSNNISGIIPSDLGNLTNLVSLDLYMNRFTSVIPESLGKLTKLRFLRLNNNSLSGGIPMALTTVTALQVLDLSFNNLSGEVPSNGSFSLFTPISFNGNQFLCGPVAQKPCPGQPPFAPPPPFIPPPPVSGSNGKIQSSSSTGAIAGGVAAGAALLFAAPAIGFAWWRRRKPQEHFFDVPAEEDPEVHLGQLKRFSLRELQVATDGFSNRNILGRGGFGKVYKGRLADGSLVAVKRLKEERTPGGELQFQTEVEMISMAVHRNLLRLRGFCMTPTERLLVYPFMANGSVASCLRERQPNEPPLDWPTRKRIALGSARGLSYLHDHCDPKIIHRDVKAANILLDEEFEAVVGDFGLAKLMDYKDTHVTTAVRGTIGHIAPEYLSTGKSSEKTDVFGYGIMLLELITGQRAFDLARLANDDDVMLLDWVKGLLRERRLDMLVDPDLQNNYVEAEVEQLIQVALLCTQGSPMDRPKMSEVVRMLEGDGLAERWEEWQKVEVVRSQEVELVPHRNSEWIVDSTDNLHAVELSGPR, encoded by the exons ATGCAGCAGCAGCAGCGGCGTGGAGACATATCGCTGTTGTTGTGGCTGCTGCTACTGCATCACCCGCTTTGGCGAGTTAAAGCTAATACAGAAG GCGATGCTTTACATAGCCTAAGGTCTAACTTAGATGATCCAAACAATGTGCTGCAGAGTTGGGATCCAACTCTTGTCAACCCATGTACATGGTTTCATGTTACATGTAATAATGATAATAGTGTGATAAGAGT GGACTTAGGAAATGCACAACTTTCTGGTACATTGGTCCCTCAGCTTGGGCAGCTGCCTAATCTGCAATACTT GGAGCTTTATAGCAACAATATAAGTGGAATTATCCCAAGTGATTTAGGTAACTTGACCAACCTGGTTAGCTTGGATTTGTACATGAACAGATTCACCAGTGTAATACCAGAGTCACTGGGCAAATTAACTAAGTTACGCTTCCT CCGGCTTAATAATAACAGCCTCTCAGGGGGGATTCCTATGGCATTGACAACTGTAACTGCCCTACAAGTCCT TGATCTTTCATTCAATAATCTCTCAGGAGAGGTTCCATCAAATGGATCATTTTCTCTATTTACTCCTATCAG TTTTAATGGAAATCAGTTTCTTTGTGGTCCAGTCGCACAGAAGCCATGCCCAGGACAACCTCCTTTCGCTCCTCCTCCTCCATTTATACCACCTCCGCCAGTTTCTGGAAGCAATG GAAAGATTCAGAGCTCATCCAGCACAGGAGCCATTGCTGGGGGAGTAGCTGCTGGCGCTGCTCTATTATTTGCTGCTCCTGCAATTGGATTTGCCTGGTGGCGTCGTCGAAAGCCACAGGAACACTTCTTTGATGTACCTG CTGAGGAGGATCCAGAGGTACACTTAGGGCAACTCAAAAGGTTTTCATTGCGGGAACTCCAGGTTGCTACAGATGGTTTTAGTAACAGAAATATACTTGGCAGAGGTGGTTTTGGAAAGGTATATAAAGGGCGCCTTGCAGATGGATCCTTGGTGGCTGTAAAACGTCTGAAAGAAGAGCGTACTCCAGGTGGAGAGTTGCAGTTTCAGACAGAAGTGGAGATGATTAGCATGGCAGTACACAGGAATCTCCTTCGGCTACGTGGCTTCTGCATGACACCAACTGAACGGCTGCTTGTTTACCCCTTCATGGCTAATGGAAGTGTTGCTTCATGTCTTAGAG AGAGGCAACCAAATGAACCACCCCTGGATTGGCCAACTCGCAAGCGCATAGCATTGGGCTCTGCAAGAGGTCTTTCTTACTTACATGATCACTGTGATCCTAAGATTATTCACCGAGATGTGAAGGCAGCAAATATTTTactggatgaagaatttgaggcaGTGGTAGGAGATTTTGGACTTGCAAAGCTTATGGATTACAAGGACACACACGTTACAACAGCTGTCCGTGGCACCATTGGCCACATCGCACCTGAGTACCTATCCACAGGGAAGTCTTCAGAGAAGACGGATGTCTTTGGATATGGAATCATGCTATTGGAACTCATCACAGGGCAGAGAGCATTTGACCTTGCCCGATTAGCAAATGATGATGATGTCATGTTGCTAGACTGG GTCAAAGGCCTGTTAAGAGAGAGAAGACTTGATATGCTGGTTGATCCTGATCTCCAGAACAATTATGTTGAGGCAGAAGTGGAACAGCTTATTCAAGTCGCACTACTTTGCACACAAGGGTCGCCAATGGATAGACCAAAGATGTCTGAAGTGGTACGCATGTTGGAAGGAGATGGTTTAGCTGAGAGGTGGGAAGAGTGGCAAAAGGTGGAAGTTGTGCGTAGCCAAGAAGTAGAGCTTGTTCCTCATAGAAATTCAGAATGGATTGTAGACTCTACAGATAATCTTCATGCAGTTGAATTGTCTGGTCCAAGATGA